A DNA window from Tachysurus fulvidraco isolate hzauxx_2018 chromosome 4, HZAU_PFXX_2.0, whole genome shotgun sequence contains the following coding sequences:
- the tmem234 gene encoding transmembrane protein 234 — MVSVVDVLCLLLVSVLWGATNPFLKKGTEGIEHVRKGNVISQFLAEAKFLFLNIKYLVPFLLNQSGSVVFYLTLATTDLSLAVPTVNSLSLVFTMFTGKLLGEECGGKSAVLGMMLITAGVTLCVLSSVSESNGVQD, encoded by the exons ATGGTCTCAGTGG tggaCGTGCTGTGTCTCCTGCTGGTCTCTGTGTTATGGGGAGCCACCAACCCGTTCCTCAAGAAAGGAACCGAGGGCATCGAGCACGTTCGGAAAGGAAACGTGATCTCCCAGTTCCTGGCTGAAGCCAAATTTCTGTTCCTCAACATCAAG TATCTGGTGCCGTTTCTGCTGAACCAGAGCGGCTCTGTGGTCTTCTACCTCACCCTTGCTACAACAG ATTTGTCTCTGGCCGTGCCGACGGTCAACTCTCTCAGCCTTGTGTTCACGATGTTCACCGGCAAACTGCTCGGGGAGGAGTGTGGAGGAAAAA GTGCCGTGTTGGGGATGATGCTGATTACAGCCGGTGTGAcgctgtgtgtgttgagttctGTCTCAGAGAGCAACGGGGTGCAGGACTAA